Proteins from a single region of Caloramator sp. E03:
- the aspS gene encoding aspartate--tRNA ligase, whose protein sequence is MAESIKGLKRTIMCGQLRETDVNKTVTVMGWVQRRRNLGGLIFVDLRDRTGIVQVVFGEEINKEAFEKANPLRSEYVIAVTGKVVLRESPNHQIPTGLIEIKAEDLRILSESETPPIYIMENLDASEAIRLKYRYLDLRRPDMQKRIMTRHKTAKVVRDFMDENGFLEIETPMLIKSTPEGARDYLVPSRNFPGKFYALPQSPQIYKQLLMISGYDRYFQIVRCFRDEDLRANRQPEFTQIDIEMSFVDIDDVIELNERLIQKIFKEIKGIDIKIPFMRMPYKEAIEKYGSDKPDLRFGMEIVDIKDIVKNSSFKVFSDTAAQGGEIRGINAKGCADFGRKEIDRLTEYVKTYGAKGIAWIAIKENEIKSSFAKFMTEDELKAIIDRMDGKVGDLLLIIADKPKTAFSSLGALRLELGRKLNLIGPDNKEYKFLWVTEFPLVEFDEEEGRYVAVHHPFTAPMDEDIEYLETDIARVRAKAYDIVLNGEEIGGGSIRIHDTKLQERMFNAIGLDIEKAWAKFGYLLEAFKYGPPPHGGLAYGFDRLIMFLTETDNIKDVIAFPKNQNAADPMSNSPSEVDEKQLEELGISITNKK, encoded by the coding sequence ATGGCTGAATCTATAAAAGGATTAAAAAGGACTATAATGTGTGGACAGCTAAGAGAAACGGATGTAAATAAAACTGTAACTGTAATGGGATGGGTTCAAAGAAGAAGGAACCTAGGAGGATTGATATTTGTTGACTTGAGAGATAGAACAGGAATAGTTCAAGTTGTGTTTGGAGAAGAGATAAATAAAGAAGCCTTTGAGAAGGCAAACCCTCTAAGAAGTGAATATGTTATTGCTGTAACTGGAAAGGTTGTTTTAAGGGAATCTCCAAATCATCAAATACCAACAGGATTAATTGAAATTAAAGCTGAAGATTTGAGAATACTTTCAGAATCAGAAACACCTCCTATATACATAATGGAAAACCTTGATGCATCAGAGGCAATAAGGCTCAAATACAGGTATCTTGATTTAAGAAGACCTGACATGCAAAAAAGAATAATGACAAGACATAAAACAGCTAAGGTTGTTAGAGACTTTATGGATGAAAATGGATTTCTTGAAATTGAAACTCCTATGCTCATAAAAAGTACTCCAGAGGGGGCAAGGGATTATCTTGTACCAAGCAGAAATTTCCCAGGAAAATTTTATGCTCTTCCACAATCTCCACAGATTTATAAGCAGCTTCTTATGATTTCAGGATATGATAGATATTTCCAAATAGTAAGATGCTTCAGGGATGAGGATTTAAGGGCTAACAGACAACCAGAGTTTACACAGATTGATATTGAGATGTCATTTGTAGATATTGATGATGTAATTGAACTTAATGAAAGGCTTATTCAGAAGATATTTAAAGAGATTAAGGGTATAGATATTAAAATACCTTTTATGAGGATGCCCTATAAAGAGGCTATTGAAAAGTATGGAAGTGATAAGCCGGATTTAAGATTTGGTATGGAAATAGTTGATATAAAGGATATAGTAAAAAATAGTAGCTTTAAGGTATTTAGCGACACAGCAGCTCAAGGTGGAGAAATTAGAGGTATAAATGCAAAGGGATGTGCTGACTTTGGAAGAAAGGAAATAGACAGATTAACTGAATATGTTAAAACATATGGAGCAAAAGGAATTGCATGGATTGCAATAAAGGAAAACGAAATAAAATCATCCTTTGCAAAGTTCATGACTGAGGATGAGTTAAAGGCTATAATAGATAGAATGGATGGAAAGGTTGGAGATTTACTTCTTATTATTGCAGATAAACCAAAGACAGCCTTTTCATCCCTTGGAGCCTTAAGATTAGAGCTTGGAAGAAAGCTTAACCTTATAGGACCAGATAACAAAGAATATAAATTCCTTTGGGTTACAGAATTTCCTCTTGTTGAATTTGATGAAGAAGAAGGAAGATATGTTGCAGTGCATCATCCTTTTACTGCTCCTATGGATGAGGATATAGAGTATCTTGAAACAGACATAGCAAGAGTTAGGGCAAAGGCTTATGATATAGTTTTAAACGGTGAGGAAATAGGCGGTGGAAGTATAAGAATTCACGATACTAAACTTCAGGAGAGGATGTTCAATGCTATAGGTCTTGATATTGAAAAGGCATGGGCAAAGTTTGGTTATCTGCTTGAAGCTTTCAAATATGGTCCACCACCTCATGGAGGGCTTGCTTATGGTTTTGATAGGTTAATAATGTTTTTAACTGAAACTGATAATATTAAAGATGTAATAGCATTTCCAAAGAATCAAAATGCTGCTGATCCTATGAGCAATTCTCCATCTGAAGTTGATGAGAAACAGCTTGAAGAGCTTGGAATAAGCATAACAAATAAAAAATAA
- the hemZ gene encoding coproporphyrinogen dehydrogenase HemZ, giving the protein MIKVKLEGHDYRYEVFQIVSLFYNKSEIEFVEDDDFNVKSVVDYDNKSAKFKIYENNSLKICEDYKITDDKKQIKNAIKLTALRALKNYTGINIPWGILVGIRPTKIVHECYKSKLKDEDIINYLLSNYDLSLEKAILALEVAKNESKYLTYNKKDISLYIDVPFCPSRCIYCSFTSTPIKGNELIVNQYINALKKEIRCTLNFLKNKGFRIDTIYIGGGTPTSLSGDNLEIIFNELGSNIDLFKVKEFTVEAGRPDSIDCEKLKVLKEYGCSRISINPQTMNDETLKRIGRLHDSKDIVDKYYIARNLGFDNINMDIIIGLIGENSNDVKNTMEKLKELSPDSITIHTMAVKRASYLNERGYKAKSDEIDSMYDIAVNYVKNMGMYPYYMYRQKNMVSPLENVGYCMKDKECIYNIQMIAENISIAGFGPGAITKLVFIDENRIERISNVKDIKEYVTRIDEMIEKKLKGLDMLF; this is encoded by the coding sequence ATGATTAAGGTAAAATTAGAAGGACATGATTATAGATATGAGGTATTTCAAATCGTTTCACTATTTTATAATAAAAGTGAAATAGAATTTGTTGAAGATGATGATTTTAATGTTAAAAGCGTAGTTGATTATGATAACAAATCTGCTAAATTCAAAATCTATGAAAATAATTCTTTGAAAATTTGTGAGGATTACAAAATTACTGATGATAAAAAGCAAATAAAAAATGCTATTAAACTAACAGCTTTAAGAGCTTTAAAAAATTATACGGGAATTAATATTCCTTGGGGCATACTTGTTGGAATAAGACCTACAAAGATAGTTCATGAATGTTATAAAAGTAAATTAAAGGATGAAGATATAATAAATTATCTATTATCAAACTATGATTTATCATTAGAAAAAGCTATTCTTGCCCTTGAGGTTGCAAAAAATGAATCAAAATATTTAACTTATAATAAAAAGGATATAAGTCTTTATATAGATGTGCCTTTTTGTCCTTCACGCTGCATATATTGCTCTTTTACTTCAACACCTATTAAAGGAAATGAGCTGATTGTGAATCAATATATTAATGCACTTAAAAAGGAGATTAGGTGCACTTTGAATTTTTTAAAGAATAAGGGTTTTAGAATAGATACAATATACATTGGAGGGGGAACTCCTACATCCTTAAGTGGCGATAATCTTGAAATTATATTTAATGAGCTTGGAAGCAATATTGATTTATTTAAAGTAAAGGAATTTACTGTTGAAGCTGGAAGACCAGATTCAATTGATTGTGAAAAATTAAAAGTTTTAAAAGAATATGGCTGTTCAAGGATTAGTATAAATCCTCAAACTATGAATGATGAAACTTTAAAAAGGATAGGAAGACTGCATGATTCAAAGGATATAGTAGATAAATATTATATTGCAAGGAATTTAGGATTTGATAATATAAATATGGATATAATAATAGGTCTTATAGGTGAGAATAGTAATGATGTTAAAAATACTATGGAAAAATTAAAAGAGCTCTCACCAGATAGCATTACGATACATACTATGGCAGTAAAAAGGGCATCATATCTTAATGAAAGAGGATATAAAGCAAAGAGCGATGAAATAGATAGTATGTATGATATTGCTGTAAATTATGTAAAAAATATGGGAATGTATCCTTATTATATGTATAGGCAAAAAAATATGGTAAGCCCTCTTGAAAATGTCGGATATTGCATGAAAGATAAAGAGTGCATATATAATATACAAATGATTGCAGAAAATATATCCATTGCAGGATTTGGTCCAGGGGCTATAACGAAGCTTGTATTTATTGATGAGAATAGAATAGAGAGAATTTCAAATGTAAAGGATATAAAAGAGTATGTAACAAGGATAGATGAAATGATTGAGAAAAAATTAAAGGGGCTTGACATGTTATTTTAG
- a CDS encoding MBL fold metallo-hydrolase yields the protein MILKVYPAGVYMANCYIVGDKNTKDCAIIDPGGNSKGILSECKDNNLNVKYIILTHGHGDHIAGVYDIKEATGAKILMNKEDEYLTKGGTLNITPILRNIKLFEIDEYIKDGDIIKVGDIRIEVLETPGHTPGSVSLKINNIILTGDALFKGSVGRTDFEKASHEQLIKSIKEKIMIYNDDTIIYPGHGPSTTVGEEKRYNPFL from the coding sequence ATGATTTTAAAAGTTTATCCTGCAGGAGTTTATATGGCAAATTGCTATATTGTAGGAGATAAAAATACAAAGGATTGTGCAATAATTGATCCAGGTGGGAATTCAAAAGGTATACTTTCAGAATGTAAAGATAACAATTTAAATGTAAAATATATTATTTTAACCCATGGACATGGAGATCATATTGCAGGTGTTTATGATATAAAAGAAGCAACTGGTGCAAAGATACTCATGAATAAGGAAGATGAATATTTAACAAAAGGAGGTACTCTAAATATAACTCCTATATTAAGAAATATAAAACTATTTGAAATAGATGAGTATATAAAAGATGGAGATATAATAAAAGTTGGGGATATTAGGATTGAGGTTTTAGAAACCCCAGGTCATACACCGGGAAGCGTGTCTTTAAAAATTAACAACATCATTTTAACAGGTGATGCACTTTTTAAAGGCTCCGTTGGAAGAACAGATTTTGAAAAAGCTTCTCATGAACAGCTTATAAAATCCATAAAAGAAAAAATAATGATATATAATGATGATACAATAATATATCCTGGCCATGGGCCATCTACAACAGTTGGAGAAGAAAAAAGATATAATCCTTTTTTATAA
- the dtd gene encoding D-aminoacyl-tRNA deacylase has translation MRAVVQRVKSSSVKVDENVVGKIDKGLLVLLGVEDADTDEDIVYLAEKICNLRIFEDETGKLNLSLIDIAGSLLVVSQFTLYGDCRKGRRPNFMMAAKPEYAEKMYLKFVDECKKYVSNVETGKFQAYMEVEIINDGPVTLMLDSKKNF, from the coding sequence ATGAGGGCGGTAGTGCAAAGAGTTAAATCATCAAGTGTAAAGGTTGATGAAAATGTGGTTGGTAAAATTGACAAAGGGCTTTTAGTGCTATTAGGAGTTGAAGATGCTGATACTGATGAGGATATAGTATATCTTGCAGAAAAGATATGCAATCTTAGGATATTTGAAGATGAAACCGGAAAACTAAATTTATCCCTTATAGATATTGCTGGAAGCCTACTTGTAGTATCGCAGTTTACACTATATGGTGATTGCAGAAAGGGTAGGAGACCAAATTTTATGATGGCAGCAAAGCCTGAATATGCTGAGAAAATGTATTTAAAATTTGTTGATGAGTGTAAAAAATATGTAAGTAACGTTGAAACAGGGAAATTCCAGGCATATATGGAGGTAGAAATAATAAACGATGGGCCTGTTACACTTATGCTAGATAGTAAAAAAAATTTTTAG
- a CDS encoding RelA/SpoT family protein — MESDLFNKISDKIKELNIEERLDIDAIYKAYYISKKAHEGQMRESGEPYILHPVEVALILIEMGLDTDTICAALLHDVVEDTEYTYEDVKREFNIEVANLVEGVTKLGKIEYKSKEEQQAENIRKVLLAMAKDVRVILIKLADRLHNMRTLKYLPPSKQKEKAQETLDIYAPVAHRLGISKIKWELEDLSLRYLNPEEYYDLVNKVSKKRAERENEINEIIRVLSEKFEQAGIKADIDGRPKHFYSIYRKMYQKNKTFDQIFDLLAIRVIVETIKDCYASLGIVHTLWKPIPGRFKDYIAMPKPNMYQSLHSTVIGPKGQPFEIQIRTWEMHRTAEYGIAAHWKYKEGIQEDEIENKLKWLREIMEYQKNAKDAKEFMETVKIDLFSDEVFVFTPKGTVIDLPIDSTPLDFAYRIHTDIGNRCVGARVNGKMVPLDYKLVTGDIVEIITSNTSKGPSRDWLNIVKSSQAKTKIRQWFKRTFKEENVEKGRDSFEKEIKRQGLSFSDAMKSEYIDVILKKFNFSQIDDMYSSIGSGAINASQIISRIKEEMRKNEEDSESILKIPERIDTSKRRYNREGKKPGIVVKGEKDLLVRFAKCCNPVPGDDIIGFITKGRGVSIHRKDCKNFYNLSLIEPERVVDASWTGEHTADFLADVQIEAYDRHGLLSDITNILTNAKLSLKAMNARTSKNNIAIIALTLQVNNIDQLDKIMKDFRKLQGIIDVYRN; from the coding sequence ATGGAATCAGATTTATTTAATAAGATTTCAGATAAAATAAAAGAATTAAATATTGAAGAGCGACTTGATATTGATGCTATATATAAGGCTTATTATATTTCAAAAAAAGCTCATGAAGGACAGATGAGGGAGTCGGGAGAACCATATATTTTGCATCCTGTTGAAGTAGCACTAATACTTATTGAAATGGGACTTGATACCGACACAATTTGTGCTGCCCTCCTTCACGATGTTGTTGAAGATACTGAGTATACTTATGAGGATGTTAAAAGGGAATTTAATATAGAAGTTGCAAACCTTGTTGAAGGTGTAACTAAACTTGGTAAGATAGAGTATAAGTCAAAGGAGGAGCAGCAGGCGGAAAACATTAGAAAAGTACTTTTGGCAATGGCAAAGGATGTAAGGGTAATACTTATAAAGCTTGCTGATAGGCTTCATAACATGAGAACATTAAAATATCTTCCTCCTTCAAAACAAAAGGAAAAGGCTCAAGAAACATTAGATATATATGCTCCTGTTGCCCATAGACTTGGTATATCAAAAATAAAGTGGGAGCTTGAAGATTTAAGTTTAAGATATTTGAATCCTGAAGAATATTATGATCTTGTAAATAAGGTTTCAAAAAAGAGAGCTGAAAGAGAAAATGAAATAAATGAGATAATAAGGGTTCTAAGTGAAAAGTTCGAACAGGCTGGAATTAAAGCAGATATAGATGGTAGGCCTAAACATTTTTATAGTATCTATAGGAAAATGTATCAAAAAAATAAAACATTTGACCAGATATTTGATCTTCTTGCTATAAGAGTTATTGTTGAGACTATAAAGGATTGCTATGCATCACTTGGGATAGTTCATACGCTATGGAAGCCTATTCCAGGAAGATTTAAAGATTATATTGCCATGCCCAAACCTAATATGTATCAATCCCTTCATTCAACTGTAATAGGTCCCAAAGGTCAGCCTTTTGAGATACAGATTAGGACTTGGGAGATGCATAGAACGGCTGAATACGGTATTGCAGCTCATTGGAAATATAAAGAGGGAATACAAGAGGATGAAATAGAAAATAAGCTAAAGTGGTTAAGAGAAATTATGGAGTATCAGAAAAATGCAAAGGATGCTAAAGAATTCATGGAGACTGTTAAAATAGATTTATTCTCCGATGAAGTTTTTGTATTTACTCCAAAGGGAACGGTAATTGATCTTCCTATAGATTCAACTCCTCTTGATTTTGCTTATAGGATTCATACAGATATAGGAAATAGATGTGTAGGTGCAAGGGTTAATGGCAAGATGGTACCCCTTGACTATAAACTTGTAACTGGTGATATAGTAGAAATTATAACATCAAACACTTCAAAGGGCCCCAGCAGGGACTGGCTCAATATTGTAAAAAGCTCTCAAGCAAAGACAAAAATAAGACAGTGGTTTAAAAGGACCTTTAAAGAGGAAAACGTTGAAAAAGGACGCGATTCTTTTGAAAAGGAAATAAAAAGACAAGGCTTATCATTTTCAGATGCTATGAAATCAGAATATATAGATGTTATTTTGAAAAAATTCAACTTTTCTCAAATTGATGATATGTATTCTTCAATAGGAAGCGGTGCAATAAATGCAAGTCAAATAATATCACGAATAAAGGAAGAAATGAGAAAAAATGAGGAAGATAGTGAATCTATCTTAAAAATACCTGAAAGGATTGATACGTCAAAAAGACGTTACAACCGGGAAGGCAAGAAACCTGGCATAGTAGTTAAGGGAGAAAAGGATTTACTTGTTAGATTTGCAAAGTGCTGTAATCCTGTACCTGGAGATGATATTATTGGTTTTATTACAAAGGGTAGAGGAGTTTCAATACATCGAAAGGATTGTAAGAATTTTTATAACCTTTCCTTGATTGAACCCGAAAGAGTTGTAGATGCAAGCTGGACAGGAGAACATACAGCAGATTTTCTTGCTGATGTTCAAATTGAGGCCTATGATAGGCATGGGCTTCTTTCAGATATTACAAATATTTTAACCAATGCTAAGCTTTCTCTAAAGGCGATGAATGCAAGGACATCTAAAAATAATATTGCTATAATTGCGTTAACTTTACAAGTTAACAATATTGATCAGCTTGATAAGATTATGAAGGATTTTAGAAAACTTCAAGGTATAATAGATGTATACAGAAATTAA
- a CDS encoding adenine phosphoribosyltransferase: MDIKQKIRVIEGFPKQGISFKDITTLLSDGEAFKYTIDKMVEQVRNKDIDVVVGPEARGFLLGAPIAYSLGVGFVPVRKPGKLPSDTLRYTYNLEYGTDSLEIHKDAIKNGQKVLIVDDLLATGGTISAVAKLVEQLGGEVAGISFVVELTGLNGRDKLEGYNVNSLVQYEF, translated from the coding sequence ATGGATATTAAACAAAAAATAAGGGTTATTGAAGGATTCCCAAAACAAGGTATTAGCTTTAAAGATATAACAACATTACTTAGTGATGGAGAAGCATTTAAATATACAATTGATAAAATGGTAGAGCAGGTTCGAAATAAAGACATTGATGTTGTTGTTGGTCCTGAGGCAAGGGGATTTTTACTTGGGGCACCGATTGCTTATTCTCTCGGAGTTGGATTTGTTCCTGTTAGAAAACCAGGAAAACTTCCATCGGATACATTAAGATACACATATAACCTTGAATATGGTACTGATTCTCTTGAAATACACAAGGATGCAATAAAAAATGGTCAGAAAGTACTTATAGTTGATGATCTTCTCGCAACTGGAGGAACTATATCCGCAGTAGCAAAACTTGTAGAACAGCTTGGTGGAGAAGTTGCAGGTATAAGTTTTGTTGTTGAGCTTACGGGTCTTAATGGAAGAGATAAGCTTGAAGGCTATAACGTTAATTCATTAGTTCAATATGAATTTTAA
- a CDS encoding ArsR/SmtB family transcription factor codes for MNSDELMVKIFKALGHPIRYKIIKFLYNGPKCVCRLNEDIEFSQANLSQHLRILKDANLVKSEKVGLEMYYRLYNEDVKNIVAEVEKYVLGYINNIKELSVK; via the coding sequence ATGAATTCAGATGAATTAATGGTAAAGATATTTAAAGCGCTTGGACATCCAATAAGATACAAAATAATAAAGTTTTTATATAATGGTCCTAAATGTGTATGCAGGCTTAATGAAGATATAGAGTTTAGCCAGGCTAATTTATCGCAGCATCTTAGAATATTAAAGGACGCAAATCTTGTAAAAAGTGAAAAGGTAGGTCTTGAAATGTACTATAGGTTATATAATGAAGATGTTAAAAATATTGTTGCTGAAGTAGAAAAATATGTATTGGGTTATATAAATAATATAAAGGAACTATCAGTTAAATAA
- a CDS encoding permease, whose protein sequence is MFVPVQRFADFLVYNVFGLSEKSKLGSALNFFVFDTIKIFILLFMIIYAITFIRSFFPPEKTRKILAKNKGSVFIGHVLAALLGIVTPFCSCSAVPLFIGFVEAGVPLGVTFSYLIAAPMVNEVALGLLYGLFGIKIALIYVVSGEIIAIVSGIILGRLKLEKYVEGYVYEMNINTEIEIPNPTIKERLIDSWNFTKDLIKKIWLYVVIGIAIGGFMHGWIPNKALAPYMGKGNPFAVFIAVVVGVPLYSNAAGIIPLVSELTRAGVAMGTALSFMMAVTALSVPEMILLRRVLKPKLLAIFITIVGIGILFTGYLFNYIIA, encoded by the coding sequence ATGTTTGTTCCTGTTCAAAGATTTGCAGATTTTCTTGTTTATAATGTATTTGGATTATCTGAAAAGAGTAAGCTTGGAAGTGCATTAAATTTCTTTGTTTTTGATACAATAAAAATATTTATTCTTCTATTTATGATAATTTATGCTATAACATTTATCAGAAGCTTTTTTCCACCAGAAAAAACAAGAAAAATTCTTGCAAAGAACAAAGGAAGTGTATTTATAGGTCATGTGCTTGCAGCTCTTTTGGGTATTGTTACTCCGTTTTGTTCCTGTTCTGCAGTCCCTCTTTTTATAGGTTTTGTTGAAGCAGGAGTACCCCTTGGAGTTACATTTTCATATCTTATAGCAGCACCAATGGTTAATGAAGTTGCACTTGGGCTTTTATATGGATTGTTTGGGATCAAAATAGCGTTAATATATGTAGTTTCTGGTGAGATAATTGCAATAGTTAGTGGAATTATACTTGGAAGATTAAAACTTGAAAAATATGTTGAAGGTTATGTATATGAAATGAACATCAATACTGAAATTGAAATTCCAAATCCTACAATTAAGGAAAGATTAATAGATTCATGGAATTTTACAAAGGATTTAATTAAAAAGATTTGGCTCTATGTAGTAATAGGAATAGCAATTGGTGGATTTATGCACGGTTGGATTCCTAATAAGGCATTAGCACCTTATATGGGAAAAGGAAATCCCTTTGCAGTATTTATTGCAGTAGTAGTTGGAGTTCCTCTTTATTCTAATGCTGCTGGAATTATCCCTCTTGTAAGTGAGCTTACTCGTGCAGGAGTTGCAATGGGAACAGCTCTTTCATTTATGATGGCAGTAACGGCTCTTAGTGTACCTGAAATGATTCTTTTAAGAAGAGTATTAAAACCAAAGCTTCTTGCTATATTTATAACTATTGTTGGCATAGGAATACTATTTACAGGATATTTATTCAATTATATAATCGCATAA
- a CDS encoding thioredoxin family protein — protein MVIKILGPGCSNCKKLEANAKEAVAKSGAKAKIVKVENIKDIMSYGVMRTPAIVINEKVKAFGKVCTVDEIIKFINEEK, from the coding sequence ATGGTTATTAAAATTTTAGGACCGGGGTGTTCAAATTGCAAAAAGCTTGAAGCAAATGCAAAAGAAGCAGTTGCAAAGAGTGGAGCTAAAGCAAAAATTGTAAAGGTTGAAAATATTAAGGATATAATGAGCTATGGTGTTATGAGGACGCCTGCAATTGTTATCAATGAAAAGGTAAAAGCTTTTGGTAAGGTGTGTACCGTTGATGAAATTATCAAGTTTATAAACGAAGAGAAGTAG
- a CDS encoding AAA family ATPase gives MDLNVFVDFKNKIIENVSKVIVGKNDVIELITISFICGGHVLLEDIPGVGKTMLVKAFASSIGCDFKRIQFTPDLLPSDLTGINFYNQKSCEFEFRKGPLFTNIVLADEINRATPRTQSSLLEAMEESQITVDGQTRKLSHPFMVLATQNPVESFGTFPLPEAQLDRFFMRIRMGYPSRREEIEIINRNKDNNVINNLNPVVTLDEINYVKNNFSNINISSDVMEYIMDIVEASRKDEKILLGVSPRGTIALFKACQAKAAIEGRRYILPEDVKYLSPYVLNHRIIPKGVNKTNNADLIKYMLNSIKVPVENY, from the coding sequence ATGGATTTAAATGTTTTTGTAGATTTTAAAAACAAAATAATAGAAAATGTTTCAAAAGTAATCGTTGGCAAAAACGATGTTATTGAACTTATAACCATTTCCTTTATTTGTGGAGGTCATGTGCTTTTAGAAGATATCCCGGGAGTTGGTAAAACTATGCTTGTTAAAGCCTTTGCCAGCTCTATAGGCTGTGACTTTAAAAGAATTCAATTTACTCCTGATCTTCTTCCATCAGACCTTACAGGAATAAACTTTTATAATCAAAAAAGCTGTGAATTCGAATTTAGAAAAGGTCCCTTATTTACTAACATAGTTCTTGCTGATGAGATTAATAGGGCAACTCCAAGAACACAATCAAGCCTCCTTGAAGCTATGGAAGAAAGTCAAATCACAGTGGATGGTCAAACAAGGAAATTAAGCCATCCATTTATGGTACTTGCAACTCAAAATCCTGTTGAATCATTCGGTACATTTCCACTTCCTGAAGCACAACTTGATAGGTTTTTTATGAGAATAAGAATGGGTTACCCCTCAAGACGAGAGGAAATTGAAATTATAAATAGAAATAAAGATAATAATGTAATAAATAATTTAAACCCGGTTGTAACTTTGGATGAAATTAACTATGTTAAAAATAACTTTTCAAATATAAATATATCATCAGATGTCATGGAATACATTATGGATATAGTTGAAGCTTCAAGAAAGGATGAAAAAATACTGCTTGGAGTAAGCCCAAGAGGAACGATTGCTCTTTTTAAAGCTTGCCAAGCAAAAGCAGCAATTGAAGGCAGAAGATATATCTTACCTGAAGATGTAAAGTATCTCTCACCTTATGTTTTAAATCACAGGATAATCCCTAAAGGTGTTAATAAAACAAATAATGCAGATCTAATAAAGTATATGCTTAATAGCATAAAAGTACCAGTTGAAAATTATTGA
- a CDS encoding DUF58 domain-containing protein, whose protein sequence is MIYAALLIIILGFILNNLSKKYMIHNLEYKRRLSKNIVEIDEEFEISSIIENKKILPITFMQITEKFPDSIYYKFDANILESANYLFHKATYTLLPYQRIKRTYKASCKKRGRFYFYDVVLTLGDFLGLDTYSKAIDSSLQIIALPKSIILNNVLKPYGDYYGDISVKRWIIDDPDHIVGIREYTPFDPQKFIHWPTSLKSNKLMVKKFDFTSENTALLLLNIECRKPFWIEIDENKIEKCFSIARTIIEELQSEGIPYAFVDNIQGSDFSLKNNNFVSGYGFSMMNQILENLGKASFGIEQEFELILEHVISNPMNFKTTIIITPFLLESYVEYINKICDITNSIVLISMDDENLSKINNKVLIFTERSEPI, encoded by the coding sequence ATGATTTACGCTGCCCTTTTGATTATAATACTAGGCTTTATTTTAAATAACCTGTCTAAAAAATATATGATACATAATCTTGAATATAAAAGAAGATTGTCTAAAAACATAGTTGAAATAGATGAGGAATTTGAAATTTCATCAATAATTGAAAATAAAAAAATCCTTCCTATAACTTTTATGCAGATTACTGAAAAGTTTCCTGATTCAATATACTATAAGTTTGATGCTAACATTTTAGAATCAGCTAATTACCTATTTCACAAAGCAACCTACACACTTTTGCCCTATCAGAGAATTAAAAGAACTTATAAAGCAAGTTGTAAAAAAAGAGGAAGATTTTATTTTTATGATGTAGTTTTAACTTTAGGAGATTTTTTAGGACTTGATACCTATAGCAAAGCAATTGATTCATCTCTTCAAATAATTGCTCTTCCTAAATCTATAATTTTGAATAATGTTTTAAAGCCTTATGGGGATTATTATGGAGATATATCTGTTAAAAGATGGATAATTGATGACCCTGATCATATAGTAGGGATTAGGGAATACACGCCTTTTGATCCACAAAAGTTTATACATTGGCCTACTTCTTTAAAATCTAATAAGCTTATGGTTAAAAAATTTGATTTTACATCTGAAAATACTGCCCTCCTACTTCTTAATATAGAATGTAGAAAACCCTTTTGGATAGAAATAGATGAAAATAAAATAGAAAAATGCTTTTCAATTGCAAGAACAATAATTGAAGAATTACAGTCAGAAGGAATACCTTATGCTTTTGTAGATAACATACAAGGAAGCGATTTCTCACTAAAAAACAATAATTTTGTTTCTGGTTATGGTTTTTCGATGATGAATCAAATACTTGAAAATCTCGGAAAGGCATCCTTTGGAATTGAGCAAGAATTTGAATTAATATTAGAACATGTAATTTCTAACCCAATGAATTTTAAAACTACAATCATAATAACTCCTTTTTTACTTGAAAGTTATGTAGAGTATATTAATAAAATTTGTGATATTACAAATAGTATTGTATTAATATCAATGGATGATGAAAACCTTTCAAAAATAAATAATAAAGTTTTAATCTTTACTGAAAGGAGTGAGCCTATTTGA